The Haloarcula rubripromontorii region GACCTGGGCACCCGGGCGGACTACGAGCGGTTCATCGAGGCAGCCCACGACCGCGGATTCAAGGTGCTGTTCGATCTCGTCTGTAACCACTCGGCGCGGACCCACCCCTACTTCGAAGCGGCCCGCGACGACCCGGACAGCGAGTACCGGGACTGGTACGAGTGGCGAAGCGACACCGAACCGGAGACGTACTTCGAGTGGGAACACATCGCGAACTTCAATTTCGACCATCTGCCGGTCCGCCGGCACCTGCTCGATGCGGTCGCCCAGTGGGCCGAGCTGGTCGACGGGTTCCGCTGTGACATGGCCTGGGCCGTCCCGAACAGCTTCTGGCGCGAGATCCACGACTACTGCAAGGACCGCGACAGCGAGTTCCTGCTACTGGACGAGACCATCCCGTACATCCCCGACTTCCAGGCCGGGCTGTTCGATATGCACTTCGACTCGACGACCTACGCCGCGCTCCGGCAAGTCGGGGGCGGCGGCGACGCCGAGGCCGTCCTCAGTGCCATCGAGGGGCGAGCGGAGATCGGCTTCCCCGAGCATGCGTCGTTCATGCTGTACGCGGAAAACCACGACGAGACGCGCTACATCGTCGACTACGGTCGGGATGCCGCCGAGGCCGCCGCGGGCGCGCTGTTCACGCTTCCGGGCGCGCCGTTGCTGTACGCCGGCCAAGAGTTCGGCCAGCGCGGCCGGCGCGACGACCTTGCGTGGGACCACGCCGACGAGACGCTCCAGTCGTTCGTCAGCGACCTTTCGGCAGCCAGACACGACCAGCCGGCGCTGTCGGCGGATGCGGACCTCGTCCGAATCCCGTACGAGGTCCGGGACGGCCCGTCCGACCGCGTCGTCGCGTACGCACGGGCGACTGCCGAGGACGCGGCTGTCGTGGTACTCAACTTCAGCGACGAGCCGACGACGGTTGAGCTACCGGCCGTGACCGACGACACCGACCTCGTGTCCGGGGAGCGCCGCGGCGGTGCTGGTGACTGGAACGCGACTGTTACAGTCGAGAGCGTGGGCGTGTTCTCGGCTGCCAAGAGCGACCTGCGCCAGTAATCCGCGCGGCCAGGTCCGTTCGACGGCAACGGCTCCGCCCACCGTGGGTATGCAGTCGTGGCCCCGAAGTATCACTAATTTGTCCGAACCACAGGAGTTTATAGAGATTGGTCTGCTTTGATGTGTATGCGGCTTTCGACAGCGCTCAACGAATACAAGCGGACTCGTCACGAGCGCTTTCCAGAGGAGCGCAGGACTGTTTCAGGCTCTTTCTCGGGGCACGGTGATCGACTCGTACACGTCGGCGAAGACGGGACACTGCAGGACTACTCCGATTCGCTCTCCGGACTCTCCGGCATCGACCGCTCCCGACTCGGGGTTATGCTTGGAGACGAAACACGGTGGTTCAGCGACCTGGAGACTATCAGACAGCACTATTACCGCGAGACGCGGCTCGTCGAGACCGAGTACGACGCGGGGTCGTTTACGGTCCACCAGTACGACCTGACGCTGGGCCGGGCACACGTCACACACGTCGCGATGCGTGGGGCGGTTCCACAGAACGCCAAGCTCGTGGCGTTCGTCACACTGGCCCCCGAAAACAGCGACGGCGGCGTCGGCTCGCTGATTCACGAGGACGCCGGGCCCGACAACTCGCGGGTACTGGAGGTGTATCACCGGCGAGAGCACGATTACCTTGCTTCGTCGACCGGGCTAGACGGCGTCGCCGGACAGCGACCGGAACGGCTCGCCGAGATACTTTCCGATAGCCCGGTCGAGTTCCCGCGGTCGGAGCCGGTCGAACGGCGCGACCAGACCCGGCTCACCGGCGATTTCCTCGTGACCGCGCCGCTTGACCGGTCCGGGCGCAGCAAGGACACGACGCTCGTCAGTCAGCTCTCGAACCACGACGAGGTCGACCGGGAGACGGCGCTTCTGGATCTCGCCGACTGCGTGACAGAGCACACGACCTCCGACGACCTCCGGCAGGCCGGGCGGGAGCGAACGCGTATCGACGTGGCCGAATCGATGACACGCTCGGACTCGATACGGATGGACCTGCGGGTGCTCGACCTGCTGTCCTCGCCGACCGGCGGTCGCATCGCCGCCCCGGAGTTCGACCCCTTCTACTCGAACTCCGGCGGCTACGGCTACGTCTGGTTCCGCGACGACGCCTCCGTCTCCCGACATCTGCTCGAAGCCGGCGACCGACTCGATATAGACACCGTTGAGATGTTGCTTGAGAGCGCTGCGTTCCTCTGTGACAGCCAGCTCTCGGACGGCCGGTGGCCCCACCGCGTCTGGGCCGACACCGGGGATATCGCCCCGGGCTGGGCCAACGCCCGGGTCGAACACAACGCCGAATCGCCGGAGTATCAGGCCGACCAGACCGCGACCGTCACTGCCTTCCTCGCGACGTTGCTGCGAACGCATCGCAGCAAGATGGACGCCGAACTGACAGCGACAGTTCGAGGGACTATCGAGGCGGCCGTCGACACGCTTATCGAAGACATCGCGGCCAACGACCTCCCCGAGCCGTGTCAGAACGTCTGGGAGGACTCCATCGGCCAGTTCACGCATACTACTGCGACGTTCATCGAAGCCTTCGCCGCGGTGGGCCGCGCCCCGATGCCCGAGTCGGTCTGTGAGCGGAGTCTGGCGGCAGCCGACCGGTTGCTCGACGGGCTCGATACGCTCTGGGACGAAGACCTGAGCGTGTACGTAATCGGGCTGACAAACGGGACGCCGGACCACCGCATCGACGCTGCGGGACTCCACCTTGCGGACGCGCTGCAGGAGTACGACAGCGTCGAATCGACGATGCTCTCCGACCAGCACCTCACCCGTCTGGCAGACCACGTGAGCACGACGCTCGATACGCTCTTCCGGAACCCCACCGACAGCCGGGTCGCGGGGCTGGCCCGCTACGAGGGCGACCGCTGGCGGACCGGGCACCAGGACAGCGAGAAAGTCTGGACTGTCACGACGGCGATGGGGGCACTCGCCGCGGCTCGCGTGGGCGATATGCTGAACGACCGCGACGAGCGCGGCGACGCGTACCTCGACCGCGCGAGCGACCTGTACGAACTGCTTGAGGAGGACGGGCCGCTCACGACCGATGCCGGATACCTCGCCGAGCAGGCCTTCGACGACGGCGACCTCGACAGCGCGACGCCGCTTGGCTGGTCCCACGCGTTGCGGCTGCACGCGACTGCACGCCTTGGTGAACTGAACGCACTCCCGACGACCTCAGCCGGAACTGAGGGGCCGAGCGAGCGCCCGACCTGGACGACCGGGGAGAAGTACGGCGTCGGCACCGTCGCCGACCACGACGAGCAGGACCCCTCGCGCGTCTGGTTTACGCTCACCGAGGGCGCGCTGACGGAGGCCCGCTACCCGCAGGTCGACCTGATGAACCTGCGGACGCTCGACTTTCTCGTCCGGTGTACGGACGAGACGGACTACGCCGTCCGAACCCACCGTGAGAACCGTCGGACCGACGACAGCGTCAGGCGGCGCGTCGAGCCGGTCGACGACGAGGCGCTCCTCTATCGCCACGTCTTCACCGAGACCGGCGACGGCCGGGGCCACGAGTGGACGCTCACCGTCGACTACGCGACCGACCCCGAACACGACGCTATCGTCGCCGACGTGTCCTTCAGCGCCGACGACGGCAAGACCTACGACGTGTTCTCCGTCGCCGATATCGCGCTCACGAGCACGGTTACCGAGGACCGCGCCATCAGGTACGGCCAGCCCGGGAGCTACCACCTCGTCGGCCGGAATCCCCGGGCCTACACCGACGAGACCGACAACGACCTGCTCGTCGACGAAAACGGCGACGCCTATTCTGTCGCCGTAGCGATGGCTGCGGCCGGACGCTTCGACTGGGCCACCGTCGGCGCGGCCGGTAGCGACCGTCTCGACGGGCTGTACTCCGACGGCGAACTCCCGGACCCCGTCGAGGCCCTCGACGGGACGAACCTCGTTCTCATCGGTCGGCTGGATTCGGGAACGAAAGTCAGCGACACGGTCGCGCTCGGCTTCGCGAGACAGGCTGACACCGCCGCCGCGCTGGGCGAAGCCGACGGCGCGCTCGACCGCGGCTACGAGACGGTCCGTGCCGAGTACGCCGACAGCTGGGCTGAGTTCCTCTCGGACAAGCAACTCCCGGACTCGGTTGCTGACGACGAAGCGCTGGCGAACCAGTACCGAACCGCGCTGATGACGCTGCTAGCCGTCGAGGACAAGACCTACCACGGGGCGTCTATCGCCTCGCCGTCTGTGCCGTGGGGCGAAGCCGTCCACGCCGAGGAGCCCAAGGGCTACGGCTACAACTTCGTCTGGTCACGGGACCTGTATCAGGTCTTTACCGTGTTCGACGCCATCGGGTCGCTGGACATCGCCACGGACCAACTGGAGTACATCT contains the following coding sequences:
- a CDS encoding glycoside hydrolase family 15 protein; its protein translation is MRLSTALNEYKRTRHERFPEERRTVSGSFSGHGDRLVHVGEDGTLQDYSDSLSGLSGIDRSRLGVMLGDETRWFSDLETIRQHYYRETRLVETEYDAGSFTVHQYDLTLGRAHVTHVAMRGAVPQNAKLVAFVTLAPENSDGGVGSLIHEDAGPDNSRVLEVYHRREHDYLASSTGLDGVAGQRPERLAEILSDSPVEFPRSEPVERRDQTRLTGDFLVTAPLDRSGRSKDTTLVSQLSNHDEVDRETALLDLADCVTEHTTSDDLRQAGRERTRIDVAESMTRSDSIRMDLRVLDLLSSPTGGRIAAPEFDPFYSNSGGYGYVWFRDDASVSRHLLEAGDRLDIDTVEMLLESAAFLCDSQLSDGRWPHRVWADTGDIAPGWANARVEHNAESPEYQADQTATVTAFLATLLRTHRSKMDAELTATVRGTIEAAVDTLIEDIAANDLPEPCQNVWEDSIGQFTHTTATFIEAFAAVGRAPMPESVCERSLAAADRLLDGLDTLWDEDLSVYVIGLTNGTPDHRIDAAGLHLADALQEYDSVESTMLSDQHLTRLADHVSTTLDTLFRNPTDSRVAGLARYEGDRWRTGHQDSEKVWTVTTAMGALAAARVGDMLNDRDERGDAYLDRASDLYELLEEDGPLTTDAGYLAEQAFDDGDLDSATPLGWSHALRLHATARLGELNALPTTSAGTEGPSERPTWTTGEKYGVGTVADHDEQDPSRVWFTLTEGALTEARYPQVDLMNLRTLDFLVRCTDETDYAVRTHRENRRTDDSVRRRVEPVDDEALLYRHVFTETGDGRGHEWTLTVDYATDPEHDAIVADVSFSADDGKTYDVFSVADIALTSTVTEDRAIRYGQPGSYHLVGRNPRAYTDETDNDLLVDENGDAYSVAVAMAAAGRFDWATVGAAGSDRLDGLYSDGELPDPVEALDGTNLVLIGRLDSGTKVSDTVALGFARQADTAAALGEADGALDRGYETVRAEYADSWAEFLSDKQLPDSVADDEALANQYRTALMTLLAVEDKTYHGASIASPSVPWGEAVHAEEPKGYGYNFVWSRDLYQVFTVFDAIGSLDIATDQLEYIYEYQQDEAGFIPQNTYVNGTTRWGGEQMDNISFPQVMAYRLAEAGVDFEDTEYSYENVRRSAEYVVRHGPETAQERWEEEAGFSPSSIAAEIAGLACAAKLALDTGHKADALVWLALADQWANNVEAWTATETGTERHTNTPYYTRITLDGNAEMGHLRTLANDGPTLDERNIIDGGFLELVRLGIKPDDDETIRNSVVEVDDTISVDTKYAPGFYRYNGDGYGERARTDQGAPWTVEHKGKGRLWPLLTGERAEYELHRDDPDLPPENCLRMLQDVANSGRMIAEQIWDRGHATDYDWEFAEGTGSATPLAWSMAQYVRLAHGISAGEPVETPAFVDDRYRERRAHTPDRSPALRVDTQFRGNELVVSGETTGVCVVVKTPADITYISVDDREFEVAVDVDPGENQVIVAAADDEDLVTAGTTVWQLNL
- the malA gene encoding alpha-amylase MalA, with the translated sequence MHHPGPPRFVATGDEIELAPRDPDPTATYRWHIARAPVQSTATLGDDPVEQFVPDTPGRYTIRLNAPDGKHDLTVRAFPGQVESSGAHSSGRSGRSGGRSGGVSGGQSGSGRSGSGEYTQTGDGSDGDGGGGRPRLTLRPEIEGDEAVVQADCSPHPEGSERAADLAVEFLLDDRDDIDADAVTRDGTDLRIPLAALPERARIHAVAVGDHGYSVPDAVEFTRTADGVETGAGVAASRPYDAPEWAEDAAIYEIYVRTFAGDSDQSPFDAIVDRLDYLDSLGVDVLWLTPVLQNDHAPHGYNITDFFDIASDLGTRADYERFIEAAHDRGFKVLFDLVCNHSARTHPYFEAARDDPDSEYRDWYEWRSDTEPETYFEWEHIANFNFDHLPVRRHLLDAVAQWAELVDGFRCDMAWAVPNSFWREIHDYCKDRDSEFLLLDETIPYIPDFQAGLFDMHFDSTTYAALRQVGGGGDAEAVLSAIEGRAEIGFPEHASFMLYAENHDETRYIVDYGRDAAEAAAGALFTLPGAPLLYAGQEFGQRGRRDDLAWDHADETLQSFVSDLSAARHDQPALSADADLVRIPYEVRDGPSDRVVAYARATAEDAAVVVLNFSDEPTTVELPAVTDDTDLVSGERRGGAGDWNATVTVESVGVFSAAKSDLRQ